One Aphidius gifuensis isolate YNYX2018 linkage group LG5, ASM1490517v1, whole genome shotgun sequence genomic region harbors:
- the LOC122857423 gene encoding uncharacterized protein LOC122857423: protein MEDSIAREFEIKYLKEEKLLIEKLKKCEEQRANMRSENKLNYKNYNNSKFVISKEAAIIRNEKLLKDLEISRARLRTLTSFSPTDRELYDRIITYRTCMIHNDP, encoded by the exons atggAAGACTCAATTGCTCgtgaatttgaaataaaatatctaaaagaagaaaaattactcattgaaaagcttaaaaaatg tgaaGAACAAAGAGCCAACATGAgatctgaaaataaattaaattataaaaattataacaattcaaAGTTTGTAATTTCCAAAGAGGCTGCAATaattagaaatgaaaaattattaaag GATTTAGAAATATCACGAGCACGTTTACGAACACTTACTTCATTTTCACCAACTGATCGGGAACTTTATGATCGTATCATCACTTATCGTACTTGCATGATTCATAATGAtccataa
- the LOC122857420 gene encoding trafficking protein particle complex subunit 11 isoform X1 → MFDLPPELVAKPLALIALTGLDISNTVHRSIWDAFSNNRRPDSHPIQFKLLQQSHVFPVSKQKKNSYEWYTPKGILKRNWMTKYLNEIPSVVVFFYDLDWNDPQWNEKKIDCSSKVQSLRSSLDGRNTKIAVVLIQKSSSVSSSPTDNEDTLTSDRATSLCTSCELQGKLLYILPHGDHLMGYITRLENAFYDLSQNYYHHEYRIVKNHRDQLNKNSHQYIIIRHQYKMAFYNELKNDKSISLRHYQQCYKDLNDIRIIDTNIYEIKLITSFVNYKICKLMFLLNQPRDAISQFRCHTERYRNLIGNDNIIFEHYGWMTNQYSTFAELFDDAIRQGLPAVQTQHPGYYYQLAAHYATLRQKSINNIIINDDDNNADDNNIEDDDNKIEYYGQRSFIKFEQKNNNLNNMTIKLLQLREKKINHSMIIIGLLGNAISQFKIYRCPRMRRLLVVQMASEYFNVKDYGKVLTLLMHMLWDFRSECWPILLTDILKNALKAAFLSVSIQEYLTLCIEALGPKILLNKQHKLIIRNNIYNILKKTIPIEEPDLPDDDKLISINKWNNEINNIDKLAFTIDDMNIINFIQLKIKFTSNKFYIGQFINIELFIRNLYDDNIEFSKISISIKLPGKNIELFIDENSNDNGNFKFNNNEIKKFNCQFDTPNFNDGTEIQINNVSLYFGNDKNFSIIMKYTSLFGDCTLLERTYSEIQQLRGTYFDKIKSVIVAEIKHEDKNFKLDIDAKVPALLSEWMPIKILISSNQDISNVIIQVKQILAENSNDPAVELSLTTDNKKLHENNQNSIIINIDNENINDKKIEKIIFVRCHQIGIRNFIFRVEYQGNNDDIKRNKELSYSLKIVKPFDVTTQFYTKLFEPLTKAFVNEQFIMMPHIVCTSPWPLKIIDSSVELGNSIVKLNDNNNCDNKSLLKNIILTDGETATDAFCIVPKIGSEQPTSTGVYTIKWQRNNNNNDINDIIETSTSVTLAPLWVEDVVVGIDANIPAHGFVRTPLCITYIIKNHSDLLFTLRLTMEASDAFMFAGQKQIDICIRPKNKKKIDWILRPLVAGFVALPTLSLAVPIDEEHKVNKVRLAEVMERSLPTHIYIMPKSQVVEA, encoded by the exons ATGTTTGATTTACCACCAGAATTAGTGGCAAAACCATTGGCATTAATTGCTTTGACAGGTCTTGATATATCAAATACAGTACATCGTTCAATTTGGGATGCATTTAGTAATAATCGTCGTCCAGATTCACATccaatacaatttaaattacttcAACAATCACATGTATTTCCagtatcaaaacaaaaaaaaaattcatatgaatGGTATACACCAAAAGGTATATTAAAACGTAATTGGATGACAAAATATCTCAATGAAATACCATcagttgttgtatttttttatgatcttGATTGGAATGATCCACaatggaatgaaaaaaaaattgattgttcATCAAAAGTACAATCATTACGTTCATCACTTGATGGACGTAATACAAAAATTGCTGTtgtattaatacaaaaatcatcatcagtatcatcatcaccaacagATAATGAAGATACATTAACAAGTGATAGAGCAACATCATTATGTACATCATGTGAATTAcaaggtaaattattatacatattacCACATGGTGATCATTTAATGGGTTATATAACACGTCTTGAAAATGcattttatgatttatcacaaaattattatcatcatgaatATAGAATTGTTAAAAATCATCGTGATcaacttaataaaaattcacatcaatatattataatacgtcatcaatataaaatggcattttataatgaattaaaaaatgataaaagtatATCATTACGTCATTATCAACAATGTTATAAAGATTTAAATGACATACGTATTAttgatacaaatatatatgaaattaaattaataacaagttttgttaattataaaatatgtaaattaatgtttttattaaatcaaccaAGAGATGCAATATCACAATTTCGTTGTCATACTGAACGTTATCGTAATTTAATtggtaatgataatattatatttgaacaTTATGGATGGATGACAAATCAATATTCAACATTTgctgaattatttgatgatgctATTAGACAAGGTTTACCAGCAGTACAAACACAACATCctggttattattatcaacttgCTGCACATTATGCTACTTTACgacaaaaatcaattaataatattattattaatgatgatgataataatgctgatgataataatattgaagatgatgataataaaattgaatattatggACAAagatcatttattaaatttgaacaaaaaaataataatttaaataatatgacaattaaattattacaattacgtgaaaaaaaaattaatcattcaatgattattattggTTTATTAGGTAATGCAAtatcacaatttaaaatttatcgttGTCCAAGAATGAGAAGATTATTAGTTGTACAAATGGCTagtgaatattttaatgttaaagaTTATGGTAAAGTATTGACATTATTAATGCATATGTTATGGGATTTTCGTAGTGAATGTTGGCCAATATTATTAAcagatatattaaaaaatgcacTTAAAGCAGCATTTTTATCTGTATCAATACAAGAATATTTAACACTATGTATTGAAGCACTTGgtccaaaaatattattaaataaacaacataaattaataatacgtaataatatatataatatattaaaaaaaacaataccaaTTGAAGAACCAGATTTAccagatgatgataaattaatatctattaataaatggaataatgaaattaataatattgataaattagcatttacaattgatgatatgaatattataaattttattcaattaaaaattaaatttacaagcaataaattttatattggtcaatttattaatattgaattatttatacgtaatttatatgatgataatattgaattttcaaaaatatcaatatcaattaaattacctggtaaaaatattgaattatttattgatgaaaattctaatgataatggtaattttaaatttaataataatgaaattaaaaaatttaattgtcaatttgaTACACCAAATTTTAATGATGGTAcagaaatacaaataaataatgtatcattatattttggtaatgataaaaatttttcaattattatgaaatatacATCTTTGTTTGGTGATTGTACATTATTAGAACGTACATATTCAGAAATTCAACAATTACGTGGTacttattttgataaaataaaatctgtAATTGTTGCTGAAATTAAAcatgaagataaaaattttaaacttgatattGATGCAAAAGTACCAGCTTTATTAAGTGAATGGAtgccaataaaaatattaatatcatcaaatcAAGATATTTCAAATGTCATTATTCAg GTTAAACAAATATTAGCTGAAAATAGTAATGATCCAGCAGTTGAATTGAGTTTAACaacagataataaaaaattacatgaaaataatcaaaattcaataataattaatattgataatgaaaatattaatgataaaaaaattgaaaaaataatatttgtaagaTGTCATCAAATTGGAataagaaattttatatttcgtgTTGAATATCAaggtaataatgatgatataaaacgtaataaagaattatcatattcattaaaaatagttaaaccATTTGATGTAACAAcacaattttatacaaaattatttgaacCATTAACAAAAGCATTTGTTAATgaacaatttataatgatgCCACATATTGTTTGTACATCACCATggccattaaaaataattgattcatCAGTTGAATTAGgtaattcaattgttaaattaaatgataataataattgtgataataaaagtttattaaaaaatataatattgacgGATGGTGAAACAGCAACAGATGCATTTTGTATTGTACCAAAAATTGGTAGTGAACAACCAACATCAACTGGTGTTTATACAATTAAATggcaaagaaataataataataatgatattaatgatattattgaaacaaGTACAAGTGTTACATTGGCACCATTGTGGGTTGaagatgttgttgttggtatTGATGCTAATATACCAGCTCATGGATTTGTTAGAACACCATTATGTataacatatattattaaaaatcattcagatttattatttacacttAGACTTACAATGGAAGCAAGTGATGCATTTATGTTTGCTGgacaaaaacaaattgatatttgtattagacctaaaaataaaaaaaaaattgattggaTACTTAGACCACTTGTTGCTGGTTTTGTTGCATTACCAACATTGTCACTTGCTGTTCCAAttg atgAAGAACATAAAGTTAATAAAGTACGTCTTGCTGAAGTTATGGAACGTTCATTACCAACCCACATTTACATTATG ccaaaATCTCAGGTTGTTGAAGCATGA
- the LOC122857420 gene encoding trafficking protein particle complex subunit 11 isoform X2 has product MFDLPPELVAKPLALIALTGLDISNTVHRSIWDAFSNNRRPDSHPIQFKLLQQSHVFPVSKQKKNSYEWYTPKGILKRNWMTKYLNEIPSVVVFFYDLDWNDPQWNEKKIDCSSKVQSLRSSLDGRNTKIAVVLIQKSSSVSSSPTDNEDTLTSDRATSLCTSCELQGKLLYILPHGDHLMGYITRLENAFYDLSQNYYHHEYRIVKNHRDQLNKNSHQYIIIRHQYKMAFYNELKNDKSISLRHYQQCYKDLNDIRIIDTNIYEIKLITSFVNYKICKLMFLLNQPRDAISQFRCHTERYRNLIGNDNIIFEHYGWMTNQYSTFAELFDDAIRQGLPAVQTQHPGYYYQLAAHYATLRQKSINNIIINDDDNNADDNNIEDDDNKIEYYGQRSFIKFEQKNNNLNNMTIKLLQLREKKINHSMIIIGLLGNAISQFKIYRCPRMRRLLVVQMASEYFNVKDYGKVLTLLMHMLWDFRSECWPILLTDILKNALKAAFLSVSIQEYLTLCIEALGPKILLNKQHKLIIRNNIYNILKKTIPIEEPDLPDDDKLISINKWNNEINNIDKLAFTIDDMNIINFIQLKIKFTSNKFYIGQFINIELFIRNLYDDNIEFSKISISIKLPGKNIELFIDENSNDNGNFKFNNNEIKKFNCQFDTPNFNDGTEIQINNVSLYFGNDKNFSIIMKYTSLFGDCTLLERTYSEIQQLRGTYFDKIKSVIVAEIKHEDKNFKLDIDAKVPALLSEWMPIKILISSNQDISNVIIQVKQILAENSNDPAVELSLTTDNKKLHENNQNSIIINIDNENINDKKIEKIIFVRCHQIGIRNFIFRVEYQGNNDDIKRNKELSYSLKIVKPFDVTTQFYTKLFEPLTKAFVNEQFIMMPHIVCTSPWPLKIIDSSVELATDAFCIVPKIGSEQPTSTGVYTIKWQRNNNNNDINDIIETSTSVTLAPLWVEDVVVGIDANIPAHGFVRTPLCITYIIKNHSDLLFTLRLTMEASDAFMFAGQKQIDICIRPKNKKKIDWILRPLVAGFVALPTLSLAVPIDEEHKVNKVRLAEVMERSLPTHIYIMPKSQVVEA; this is encoded by the exons ATGTTTGATTTACCACCAGAATTAGTGGCAAAACCATTGGCATTAATTGCTTTGACAGGTCTTGATATATCAAATACAGTACATCGTTCAATTTGGGATGCATTTAGTAATAATCGTCGTCCAGATTCACATccaatacaatttaaattacttcAACAATCACATGTATTTCCagtatcaaaacaaaaaaaaaattcatatgaatGGTATACACCAAAAGGTATATTAAAACGTAATTGGATGACAAAATATCTCAATGAAATACCATcagttgttgtatttttttatgatcttGATTGGAATGATCCACaatggaatgaaaaaaaaattgattgttcATCAAAAGTACAATCATTACGTTCATCACTTGATGGACGTAATACAAAAATTGCTGTtgtattaatacaaaaatcatcatcagtatcatcatcaccaacagATAATGAAGATACATTAACAAGTGATAGAGCAACATCATTATGTACATCATGTGAATTAcaaggtaaattattatacatattacCACATGGTGATCATTTAATGGGTTATATAACACGTCTTGAAAATGcattttatgatttatcacaaaattattatcatcatgaatATAGAATTGTTAAAAATCATCGTGATcaacttaataaaaattcacatcaatatattataatacgtcatcaatataaaatggcattttataatgaattaaaaaatgataaaagtatATCATTACGTCATTATCAACAATGTTATAAAGATTTAAATGACATACGTATTAttgatacaaatatatatgaaattaaattaataacaagttttgttaattataaaatatgtaaattaatgtttttattaaatcaaccaAGAGATGCAATATCACAATTTCGTTGTCATACTGAACGTTATCGTAATTTAATtggtaatgataatattatatttgaacaTTATGGATGGATGACAAATCAATATTCAACATTTgctgaattatttgatgatgctATTAGACAAGGTTTACCAGCAGTACAAACACAACATCctggttattattatcaacttgCTGCACATTATGCTACTTTACgacaaaaatcaattaataatattattattaatgatgatgataataatgctgatgataataatattgaagatgatgataataaaattgaatattatggACAAagatcatttattaaatttgaacaaaaaaataataatttaaataatatgacaattaaattattacaattacgtgaaaaaaaaattaatcattcaatgattattattggTTTATTAGGTAATGCAAtatcacaatttaaaatttatcgttGTCCAAGAATGAGAAGATTATTAGTTGTACAAATGGCTagtgaatattttaatgttaaagaTTATGGTAAAGTATTGACATTATTAATGCATATGTTATGGGATTTTCGTAGTGAATGTTGGCCAATATTATTAAcagatatattaaaaaatgcacTTAAAGCAGCATTTTTATCTGTATCAATACAAGAATATTTAACACTATGTATTGAAGCACTTGgtccaaaaatattattaaataaacaacataaattaataatacgtaataatatatataatatattaaaaaaaacaataccaaTTGAAGAACCAGATTTAccagatgatgataaattaatatctattaataaatggaataatgaaattaataatattgataaattagcatttacaattgatgatatgaatattataaattttattcaattaaaaattaaatttacaagcaataaattttatattggtcaatttattaatattgaattatttatacgtaatttatatgatgataatattgaattttcaaaaatatcaatatcaattaaattacctggtaaaaatattgaattatttattgatgaaaattctaatgataatggtaattttaaatttaataataatgaaattaaaaaatttaattgtcaatttgaTACACCAAATTTTAATGATGGTAcagaaatacaaataaataatgtatcattatattttggtaatgataaaaatttttcaattattatgaaatatacATCTTTGTTTGGTGATTGTACATTATTAGAACGTACATATTCAGAAATTCAACAATTACGTGGTacttattttgataaaataaaatctgtAATTGTTGCTGAAATTAAAcatgaagataaaaattttaaacttgatattGATGCAAAAGTACCAGCTTTATTAAGTGAATGGAtgccaataaaaatattaatatcatcaaatcAAGATATTTCAAATGTCATTATTCAg GTTAAACAAATATTAGCTGAAAATAGTAATGATCCAGCAGTTGAATTGAGTTTAACaacagataataaaaaattacatgaaaataatcaaaattcaataataattaatattgataatgaaaatattaatgataaaaaaattgaaaaaataatatttgtaagaTGTCATCAAATTGGAataagaaattttatatttcgtgTTGAATATCAaggtaataatgatgatataaaacgtaataaagaattatcatattcattaaaaatagttaaaccATTTGATGTAACAAcacaattttatacaaaattatttgaacCATTAACAAAAGCATTTGTTAATgaacaatttataatgatgCCACATATTGTTTGTACATCACCATggccattaaaaataattgattcatCAGTTGAATTAG CAACAGATGCATTTTGTATTGTACCAAAAATTGGTAGTGAACAACCAACATCAACTGGTGTTTATACAATTAAATggcaaagaaataataataataatgatattaatgatattattgaaacaaGTACAAGTGTTACATTGGCACCATTGTGGGTTGaagatgttgttgttggtatTGATGCTAATATACCAGCTCATGGATTTGTTAGAACACCATTATGTataacatatattattaaaaatcattcagatttattatttacacttAGACTTACAATGGAAGCAAGTGATGCATTTATGTTTGCTGgacaaaaacaaattgatatttgtattagacctaaaaataaaaaaaaaattgattggaTACTTAGACCACTTGTTGCTGGTTTTGTTGCATTACCAACATTGTCACTTGCTGTTCCAAttg atgAAGAACATAAAGTTAATAAAGTACGTCTTGCTGAAGTTATGGAACGTTCATTACCAACCCACATTTACATTATG ccaaaATCTCAGGTTGTTGAAGCATGA
- the LOC122857422 gene encoding general transcription factor IIH subunit 2 yields the protein MGDDDNPKEYRWETGYEKTWEAIKEDESGGLEASVADIIHKAKRKRQLEKTGTARLGMMRHLFIVLDGSEAMSIQDLKPTRLICSIKLLEGFIDEFFYQNPISQLGLIVTKNKRAEKISDLSGNTKKHLKEIKGLLGSTPLAGEPSLQNSLELALKSLKNLPSHASREILVIMGSLTTCDPGNISDSIQNLKTEGVRCSVINLAAELHICKKIATSTGGEHGVVLDDKHFKDQLYMHIDPPPAATRLEAALVKMGFPHHSLASLGTDPTPISVCMCHADSKDELVKLTSAGYLCPQCLSKHCDLPVECRSCGLTLVSAPHLARSYHYLFPVKHFTEVEFDETLKNCFGCQKTLTSLDKKVYVCEKCSHSFCLDCEIFIHESLHTCPGCATNQNSFKQPTGNNNT from the exons atgggAGACGATGATAATCCAAAAGAATATCGTTGGGAAACTGGCTATGAAAAAACAtg ggaGGCAATTAAAGAAGATGAATCTGGTGGTTTGGAAGCATCAGTTGCTGATATTATTCATAAagctaaaagaaaaagacaattagaaaaaacagGTACAGCTAGACTTGGAATGATGAGACatctttttattgttttggATGGTTCTGAGGCAATGTCAATTCAAGATTTAAAACCAACACGACTCATCTGttcaataaaa ctTCTTGAGggatttattgatgaatttttctatcaaaatcCAATAAGTCAATTGGGATTAATAGttaccaaaaataaaagagcTGAAAAGATCAGTGATTTATCTGGTAATACAAAGAAACACTTAAAg GAAATTAAAGGACTACTTGGTTCAACTCCATTAGCTGGTGAGCCATCATTACAAAATTCATTAGAACTAgcattaaaatcattaaaaaatttaccatcaCATGCTAGCCGtgaaatattagtaataatggGATCATTAACAACTTGTGATCCTGGTAATATATCTGACTCTATTCag AATTTAAAAACAGAAGGTGTAAGATGTAGTGTTATTAATCTTGCTGCTGAATTacatatttgtaaaaaaatagcaacaaGTACTGGTGGTGAACATGGTGTTGTACTTGatgataaacattttaaagATCAATTGTATATGCATATTGATCCACCACCAGCAGCAACACGACTTGAAGCAGCACTTGTTAAAATGGGATTTCCTCATCATTCATTAGCATCATTGGGAACAGATCCAACACCAATAAGTGTTTGCATGTG TCATGCTGATAGTAAAGATGAGCTagtaaaattaacaagtgcTGGTTATTTATGTCCTCAATGTTTATCAAAACATTGTGATTTACCAGTTGAATGTAGATCATGTGGACTTACCCTTGTTTCTGCACCACATCTTGCACGTTCATATCACTATTTATTTCCAGTTAAACATTTTACTGAAGTTGAATTTGacgaaacattaaaaaattgttttggcTGTCAAAAAACTCTAACGTCACTTGACAAAAAg GTTTATGTTTGTGAAAAGTGTTCACATAGTTTTTGTCTTGATTGTGAAATATTCATTCACGAATCACTTCACACGTGTCCTGGATGTGCAACAAATCAAAATTCATTCAAACAACCAACTGGAAATAACAACACGtga
- the LOC122857421 gene encoding cationic amino acid transporter 3, translating into MSFKLWQALSRRRVTEDDENKSELARVLGLFDLIALGVGATLGLGVYILAGKVAKETAGPAVCISFLIAAFASALAGMCYAEFASRVPKAGSAYIYSYVTVGEFIAFVIGWNLILEYVIGTASVARGLSEYVDAMINNTMKDNLHSLMPINVPYLADYPDFFAFGVIILLSILLCIGARESSNLNMIFTVVNLATILIVIIAGSIKAVPAYWNISPTDVGFPAEGAGTGGFMPFGIRGVMAGAATCFYGFVGFDCVASCGEEAKNPQKSIPISICVSLFIIFITYFSISTVLTMMLPYYAQNPSSPFPYAFEQVGWPTIKWVVNIGAVFALCTSLLGAMFPLPRILYVMGGDGIIFKSLAKINEKTHTPIIGTIISGGLTGLMTLIFNLEQLIDMMSIGTLLAYTIVAISVIILRYKKTSQSIKIPVNTIIDSEPSLMNYFARLFNIRNQKVTTTFTSEVASWGVVVFAVLVIIFGLILNFTEFDGNNTNLLKYTSLTILGILLILCVIAIGRQPVDRLHLSFKVPFVPFVPCCSIFINLLLMLQLDFFTWMRFIVWMIIGFGIYFFYGIKNSTQGRKNELSRIYAESSRTNTKL; encoded by the exons ATGTCATTCAAACTTTGGCAAGCATTATCAAGACGTCGTGTTActgaagatgatgaaaataaaagtgaattGGCACGTGTCTTGGGATTGTTTGATTTAATCGCATTAGGAGTTGGTGCAACTCTTGGTCTTGGTGTATATATACTTGCTGGAAAAGTAGCCAAAGAAACAGCTGGACCAGCAGTTTGTATATCATTTCTAATTGCAGCTTTTGCATCGGCACTTGcag GTATGTGTTATGCTGAGTTTGCTTCAAGGGTACCAAAAGCAGGATCAGCTTATATATACAGTTACGTAACTGTTGGTGAATTTATTGCATTTGTTATTGGATGGAATCTTATATTGGAATATGTCATTG GTACGGCAAGTGTTGCAAGAGGTCTGAGTGAATATGTTGATGCtatgattaataatacaatgaaAGATAATCTTCATTCATTAATGCCGATAAATGTACCATATCTTGCTGATTATCCagatttttttgcatttggtgttataatattattgagtaTTTTACTATGTATTGGTGCTCgtgaatcatcaaatttaaatatgatatttacAGTTGTTAATTTAGCAACAATTCTCATTGTTATCATCGCTGGTTCCATTAAAg ctGTACCAGCGTATTGGAATATATCACCAACTGATGTTGGTTTTCCAGCAGAAGGTGCTGGAACAGGTGGTTTTATGCCATTTGGAATTCGTGGAGTTATGGCTGGTGCTGCAACATGTTTTTATGGTTTTGTGG gttTTGATTGTGTTGCATCTTGTGGTGAAGAAGCTAAAAATCCACAAAAATCAATACCCATAAGTATTTGtgttagtttatttataatatttataacttatttttcaatatcaacagTATTAACAATGATGTTACCATATTATGCACAAAATCCAAGCTCACCATTTCCATATGCATTCGAACAAGTTGGCTGGCCAACAATTAAATGGGTTGTTAATATTGGTGCTGTATTTGCACTGTGTACAAGTTTGTTag gTGCTATGTTTCCTTTGCCACGAATTTTATACGTGATGGGTGGTGAtggtattatatttaaatcactTGCTAAGATTAATGAAAAAACTCATACACCAATTATTGGTACAATTATATCTGGTGGATTAACTGGTTTAATgacattgatatttaatttggAACAACTTATTGATATGATGTCGATTGGTACATTATTGGCATACACTATTGTTGCTATATCAGTTATTATTCtgagatataaaaaaacaagtcaaaGTATTAAAATACCAGTCAATACAATTATCGATAGTGAACCAtcattgatgaattattttgctcgtttatttaatattagaaATCAAAAAGTTACAACTACATTTACCAGTGAAGTTGCTAGTTGGggtgttgttgtttttg CTGtcttagttattatttttggattgatattgaattttactGAATTCGAtggaaataatacaaatttattgaaatatacatCATTGACAATACTTGGAATACTATTGATACTCTGTGTTATTGCAATTGGTAGACAACCAGTTGACAGACTTCATTTGTCATTCAAAGTACCATTTGTTCCATTCGTACCTTGTtgtagtatttttataaatctattGTTGATGCTacaattggatttttttaCTTGGATGCGATTCATTGTTTGGATGATTATAG gttttggaatttattttttttatggtattAAAAACAGTACACAAGGacgtaaaaatgaattatcacGAATTTACGCAGAATCATCAAgaacaaatacaaaattataa